In a single window of the Cydia pomonella isolate Wapato2018A chromosome 2, ilCydPomo1, whole genome shotgun sequence genome:
- the LOC133532798 gene encoding uncharacterized protein LOC133532798, translated as MYTGNINPDIVPILFGANLIALNKKDGGVRPIAVGTTLRRLASKLAVRHIISKLKPHFEPIQLGFGTKGGCEAAVHSLRTYLSNTTSEVLIKIDVKNAFNSVNRDTLLTETKHNLPEIYNYLLLSYADPTKLLYRENVLSSEVGCQQGDPLGPAIFSLAINPIIKKLNSKFNVWYLDDGTLGGDVDTVLSDLYTIKTEFRNIGLELNFSKCELYFPNSIPNHNNIEQKFNTLTPNIKIVNRESLCLLGSPIFEDSFPNYIQNSISKFKNYSNRLLEISPHYAISILKFCLFVPKLTYVIRCSPIWKFENIILPLDDLIKSTLESILNIQLCDHSWTQASLPIRHGGLGIRKISSVSLPAFLSSVHSSANLIGKIVRGLPSNYEIAGLDEAKKAWSSACPSKDFPTHPNYQRSWDDIMCQISVTSLLSRSTGRERARLLASASRESGDWLRAYPSPNTGTFLTPDTLRIATCLRLGVRICAPHRCPCGSEVDELGHHGLSCQKSAGRFSRHAALNDIIRRSLASVNVPALLEPTGVARDDGKRPDGMSLIPWSLGRVLVWDATCVDTLAPSHLTGTSNSAGAAAKGAEKLKIQKYRGLGPEYIFMPFGVETLGPWGPNALQLFKELSKRLVDFTGDRRAGSFLAQRISIAIQRGNAASILGTMPKGPNFLDIF; from the coding sequence atgtatacaggAAACATTAACCCTGACATAGTCCCCATTCTTTTCGGCGCCAACCTAATAGCTCTAAACAAAAAAGACGGAGGGGTGAGACCAATAGCCGTTGGTACAACACTTCGGCGTCTGGCATCTAAATTAGCAGTTCGGcatataatatctaaattaaaaccTCATTTTGAACCGATACAACTAGGTTTTGGCACCAAAGGGGGGTGCGAAGCAGCCGTACACTCCCTACGCACGTACCTCTCCAACACGACGTCCGAAGTGTTGATCAAAATCGATGTTAAAAATGCCTTCAACTCCGTAAATAGAGACACCCTGCTGACAGAAACAAAACATAACCTACCCGAAATTTACAACTATCTCCTTCTATCCTACGCAGATcctacaaaattattatatcgCGAAAACGTGCTTTCTTCAGAAGTTGGCTGTCAACAGGGTGACCCGCTCGGGCCAGCCATATTCTCTTTGGCAATTAACCctattatcaaaaaactaaattctaaatttaacgTGTGGTACCTAGATGATGGAACCCTAGGAGGTGACGTAGATACTGTTTTATCCGATCTGTATACAATCAAGACAGAGTTTAGGAACATAGGTCTTGAATTAAATTTTAGCAAATGTGAACTGTACTTTCCAAATTCCATCCCTAATCACAATAACATTGAACAAAAATTCAACACCCTAACTCCGaacataaaaatagttaatCGCGAATCACTTTGCCTCCTAGGTTCTCCTATTTTCGAAGACTCTTTtccaaattatatacaaaattcaatttccaaattcaaaaactactcaAACCGTCTCCTCGAAATAAGCCCGCATTACGCAATTTCAATACTTAAATTCTGCCTTTTTGTCCCTAAATTGACATACGTCATTCGGTGTAGCCCTATTTggaaatttgaaaatattattttacctttagaTGACCTTATCAAGTCAACTTTGGAATCCATTCTTAACATTCAGCTGTGCGATCATTCCTGGACCCAAGCATCCCTACCCATCCGTCATGGTGGGCTAGGGATCAGAAAAATTTCTAGTGTATCCCTACCAGCTTTTTTGTCTTCAGTCCACAGCTCCGCAAATCTCATAGGAAAAATCGTACGGGGTCTTCCCTCAAACTATGAGATTGCGGGCTTGGATGAAGCCAAGAAAGCTTGGTCAAGTGCTTGCCCGAGTAAGGATTTCCCAACTCATCCAAATTACCAAAGGAGCTGGGACGACATCATGTGCCAAATTTCAGTTACTTCCCTCCTAAGCCGTAGTACAGGTCGCGAACGGGCCAGGCTACTGGCTTCGGCGTCGAGGGAATCTGGTGACTGGCTCCGGGCGTATCCTTCACCAAACACTGGAACCTTCCTCACGCCGGACACCCTTCGCATCGCGACCTGTCTTCGACTTGGAGTTCGCATCTGTGCTCCACACAGGTGCCCCTGCGGTAGTGAGGTCGACGAATTAGGACACCACGGGTTATCCTGTCAAAAAAGTGCTGGCCGCTTTTCCAGGCACGCCGCACTGAATGACATAATCCGCCGGTCTCTTGCATCCGTCAACGTGCCAGCTCTACTGGAGCCAACTGGCGTAGCCAGAGACGAcggcaagagaccggacggtaTGTCCCTGATTCCCTGGAGTTTGGGaagggtgctggtgtgggacgcaaccTGTGTAGACACACTAGCCCCTTCCCACCTCACCGGAACCAGTAACAGTGCGGGTGCCGCGGCTAAAGGGGCCGAAAAgcttaaaatacaaaagtacaggggtctcggccccgaatacatttttatgccatttggggtcgagacgcttggcccgtggggtcctaatgctctacaactttttaaagaactatctaaaaggctggtcgacttcacaggtgaccgaagagctggcagctttctcgcacaacgtattagcatcgctatacagcggggaaatgctgccagcatcctcggcaccatgccaaaggggccaaattttttagacatattttaa